The Ptiloglossa arizonensis isolate GNS036 chromosome 2, iyPtiAriz1_principal, whole genome shotgun sequence sequence TCGGTGTCTCGAATCAACGTTTTCCCGGTTGGTAAGTACCTGGTGCCGATCAGGTGTCTCGAAAGGGAAACGAAATCCCCGCGAATATCCAATTAGAATTCTCCCTCCCCTCCTCGAATCACGTTCTGGGATCGTCGATCTCTCGAGGGACTTCCCGAAGCGTTTGACGACTCGCGAAACACACTATTACGCtcgatatattaaataaatacgtataaacACGCTCGGTATATTAAACGCGGTTCACCGGTGATCGATGCTGCGAACTTACTGTGTCTGAACGGGTTTACGAGAAATTACAATAACCGTAAACTTTCGAGCGACCTTACCGTCCCTAGCGGTATCATAAAATGAGAAACGCACCGATTAATactgtcgtagtatgtcgtagtaagAAAGAGGAGTACGTAACAGATCTACCTTCAGTGAAAAGCAAAACTAACTGCTAACACcgcgtctaatactaataacactgtaacttataatatacatcgatacaccgcacgagtacaattcgttgggggctcgtacggggatcaacaATTTTGCACACTCGTCTGTGATCGAAAACAACGAACGATACTATCGAGTATCTTCATTTTTCGTGCTACACTTCAAACGAAGTGTCGAGAAGACGTGTCACGATCGGTGAAACACCACTTGCTGTATCGGTTGAATCGTGCAAGTGTAAAAGTCCACCGCTTGacgagaacgcgaacgaaacgaaacgccaAGACGAAGTGAGATGCAACGATATAATTCGGGGAATGCATCTCGTGTGCGTACTGCGTCTCGCTTCGACGAGTTTCGATTCTCGGCAGTTCCACTCGTGTTACACGCACGTATAAACTCGTGCAAATCCAAagtattcttaaccattctccACACACCGAAATGGTGTGTGCGCATACACGCTCGAACGCCATCTAGCGGACAATTATGAGTAATACTACTTGGCTGGTCATGCGCgggataatactacttgtctgactatGCACGGAATTATACTGCTTGTCTGGCCATGGGTAGGCtagtactacttgtctggccatggacACGTTTATGCTACTTGACTGACCATATGTGACTGATGCTACTTGTCTGTCCGTGAATGGCtactactacttgtctgaccgtaGCCAGACTTATCTGGTCGTAGACTGGCTAATACTGCTTGTCTCGCCATGTACGGGCTAATACTACTTGGCTTACCTTAGTTCGTGGTTTgtgctacttgtctgaccacgaatggagtaatactacttgtctggattAGGTATGCGATCTACAATCTGACCAGTAATTTACCAACTCTCTTTTTAATGTCCAATTGTCTGACCATGCCACCCCAATTTCGATATATTGAATTTGGGGTACCTCAATTTCGATACGTCGAATTTTTTATGATCCAAACGCGCCCTCGAAGGCGAACAACTGTTAGGATATGACAACCCCCTCTTCAAGTGGCGATTTCCTTACTTACGTATCGACCACAATCAAATAGGCCATAATGAGAAGAAAGTGGAAGGATTGAACTTTAATTTGATTATCGTGGCAATAGTCTGGGTTCGGTATCAACAAAGTGGTTGCTGTCCGAATTCTACGTTGCTACGGTGCTCGAGTAGTATGGCCCGTCTGTGATCAGACACGTAGTATGACCGTCGTATgtggtcggacaagtagtaaGACTCCCGTATATGGCCCGACAAGTGGTATTACATCCGTCTATGGCCAGATAAATGGAAATGCGAGTGTATAGTCGGGCAATTATGGACGTTCGGTCGGACAAGCAGGCATGCGTGTGTACGGTCAGACAAGTTGAAATGCGGTTGTATGGTCAGAAATTTGACCTTAAAGTAGCCATTTCCACGTTCCCCAATTCCGCGGTGTGACGAGCCGATTAATAACGGGAATAATATCCGACCTCGATTTTTAATACCGCTTCGAAAATAACGGAGGGACCTCTTCCGATGAAAGGGCAAAAACGACGatcggaaagaaaaaaagaaaaagagaaagggaaCCGAccgcgagagaaacggagacagaacgaCAGAGGGGGGTGGAACAGAGAGGACGAAACGGGGACGAGCGAGTGCGCGAAAGAGATAGAGAAATTCCATCGTAAAGCAAAGCGCGGAGGTAGTGATTTGCGACTGGTCCTTCGGGTATTTCCGTAGCtccgataaaataaattgttgTTCCCTCTTGAGAATTCGAGGAGGACGAACCCCGTTGCCCGCGAATGCCCCGAACAATATCGTTAGTACCTTCGAGCCGTAAGGGGAGGGGGGGAGCTGCTGGGTTTTCGCCTCCCCCTTCGACCCCCTCCACTCTTTCCACGCTCTCTGTGGCCCCGCCCCCTCTCTCCTGTCGCGCGTTCGACCGTCCAAGACCGAAATTTATGATACGTCGCGCATTTATATTCCCACACCTTCCATAAATTGTAGTACTTTACGCGCATGTAAGTGGCTTCTCCATTTTTGTTCATAGATTTTCTACGACTGTCAGAgttatccccccccccccctccccgttTTTCACCTCACCAACGGGGTACGTGCCACGATTCGACGCCCCGAGACACGTTAGGGGCGGAAACGAAGGGACAAAGCTGTTGAATCGCGGCCGATATACGATTCGAGAAAGGGAGATTATTCCCCGCGATTTTGAAAACCGTCTCTCGGTGTATATGCGACAACACTGTTTGGAGGAGCTTTTTGTTTAATACTCTTTAACGGTGAGACCCTTGGAAAGGTTATATTTGTGATTCGTGTAGTAGTCGAGCATTTAGTCCAAGAAtggtaacattttttaattgacTTAAGTTTCTTTTCGCCTCTTTCGTAAAAGAGAATTCATGAACATTAAGCAATTAAGGTgaaggaaagaaaaggaaaaggatGGGATGGTGGCGTTTCATCGGTAAAGCATCCTAGCAAGCCCTGTCTTATACGCCGGgatattgggagatcggtaagggaccgtatatataccgatcggagcagataCGGTAACTTGCGGGAATCGGTCGGcggtcagtttccctctggtgtcAAGCGTGGGTACTGCCGCCACAACACAAATAACCTTTTCTGGTTCTAACGGTTCGTATTTCGTTGCAACGTACATTTATGTTTTCTCGGATGTATTGAACAAAGTAGACACTTGTCTGTGTTAAACGATAATTCAACATTTCTATACGATACTATTCTAACGATAGTTTAACGTAAACAAAATTAACGCTCTGCTGAAAAATGTTCCAGTCAAGAGCAAGAAGGAAGGTTTGTCGTTTCTGAACGCCATAGGTtagaaaaatcatttcgaaATAGAAATCCAAGCCTTAATGTCCGTTCATCCTCGAAACCTGTTTGATAAACTCGCGAACTAATCTCGAGCCGTTTCAACGGTAAAACCCGGTTGAAAAAAGGAACGCGAGATCGATCTCGTGGATCGAACGATTTCCGGAGAAAAAAATTTCGTCGAGCGTAACTCTATATTACGTCGACGAGCGGCGAGCGATGATCGATTTACGGGAAATCGTCGGGTCCTTCGTCGTCGTGCCGTTTATCCTCGTAAAAAGGTGGGAGCCAATCCGGAGGTAACGGACAGCTTGCGAGGGGACAGAGGGATGAAAACCATTCTCCTTAAGAGGAAGCtgagagttcttttttttttttttttttttcttgtcgtTGCCCCACGTTTCTCGACCGTTCGGTATTATTAACGCGTCGGCCCCGATTTCCATGGATGCAAGGATTCACGGATGATGCAGCACCATTGGATAACGGGATGAGAAACCATTCGTCTGCTCCATGATCGTCTCGATCGTACCGCTTACGTCACGATTCGTTCAACCTGTTCGGAgtgcaaataaatttaataatttgtacAGAATCGAGAGAAACTTGAGTTTACCAGGAATTTAATATAGGACGCAATGCCACCTAACATCGCAAACCAGACCTAGGATCTTAAAGAAGTTAGCGCCACGAACAAAAACCGAAGTATCTATCGACCGTCTGTGAAACCAGTGGTTTCACAGCGCCCTCTGTGTTTTCGGATGGTAACTGGGAATCTTTTTCGAAGTACAAATGGATTTTGTAAATTGTACAGAATCAAGAGAAACTTATGTTTAACGAAGCTTAATGCAGGACAGAGTGTCGTTTGATGtcgtaaacgaaaaatataatagaGTAGACTTAAGATTTTAAAAAAGTTGATGTCACGAACAGGAACCAAAGTATTTACCGACTGTGTGGAAAATCAATGGTTTTTTTAGCGTACTCTGCATTTACCAGTGGTAATTCGGAACTTTAAACCTATCATTcgcagaaaatattgtaaaattttaccaactcaaaattaaacatattttcaaagttatgcTACACTAGCAGCTTATGAAAATTGTCCAAGTCCCATTTATTCTCAGACTCCACTCTATAATATCTTATATTCTAAAGAAAGAATGATCGAACAATACGTAAGCGCGAAATAATATATTCATTTTGAaatgatttattaaaaatatccagCACTTGGAGTTCTAAatgttattaataaaatttaaggaGTCGATATTTTGAAGAGTTTGaaatactttatttaaaaatttgtttaagatGTTTGAGATGCTGTATTCTTTAAATACAACACAATAATATTTGCGTAGTATAATTTACAAAGCCAagtaaaaattcatttattacaTTAAATCTTTTATGATTCTATATTTTCCTACAATTATGTGCTTTCTTCTATTGCACACATTTCTTCAAACTGACACTCTTCTTCATGATCAGGATATAATGCCTTCATAATGGATAAAGGACATGGTATGTATAAGGGACATCCTGGGAGATAGAGTGGTCTTTCCTGATGCATAAAAAGAATACTAGGACCTCCCGATGAGcaactaaaataaaaatgacaaaTATCGGGAATATAACAAAGTATTATTATCTTATTATCTTGTAggtaaaaaataattgataattaCTTGTATAAAACGAACGCGATGTTGGATGCAAATGTATCGATAACACCAGTTCTCCAAGCTCTGTGATCTGCATACAGCGAAAAAAGATCGTGCATTAAATGCTGATCATCTTTTGCAACTCCCAAAGAAGCCAATAATTTCAAAATGGTGCCTGAATGAGTAAAGTATGCCGATACTGATGGCCCATCGACTAATCTACGAATTAAAGacttataattttaattctataatatttagtgtaaacaaattttgaaaacaaaataaatacttaCGTGAGAAAATCAAACATATCTCTCAATGCAGAGCATGCTTGTTCGTAACTTAATTTGTACCCATATCCATCGATCCAATATTTTCTTAAATCCTCTACAAACTCGAGTATCTGAAAGATTTACATTTAGAATACAACTAAACTCTTGATAAAAGTTCTCAAAAAGAATGTAtaactattaaaataataaaaattcaagcATAATATCCTAAAAATTCACCTTAAAATCatgtaatgaaaacattttacaCCAAGGTGACTCAGCACTTATCTGCCATGCTGTTTCAAATCTGCACATCATGTACATCAACCACACAGTTCctgaaatacaaatttttattaactGTACATTTTCTATGTACGCAATTCATTCTTTACATTCTCGcgatgaaaaattatatatttaattatactgCACTAACCATGATCAACCTGATGACCAATACGTTTTGAAACATCTTGCAACATCTTGGTATAAATTTCACTTTTCAGAAATTTATCTTTCTCTATACGAGTACTTAGGCCATTGTGCACCTCAAGAAGCCAACGTTGACAAAGTTTATAAAACTAGAAACTTAAAATAAAGTATTAAATAACAAGAAATCAATTATTGGTTAATGTAGATTATTGAAAATTACTCTCAACACAGGATCTTTGTCGTGTGCCTCTGGATACCAAACATTATAACTATTGTATCTGCCAAATAAACCAGTAGCAAAGTTTCTCGCACTTTCTTTGGTACGCTGTGTAGCAGTATATTTGaactaaaatttaatattaatatttaatcagGAAACGATAAAAGTACATAAAAGGCGAAGAGTACATTCTTCTTTACCCTGTAAGTCCGATTGTCGTAAACTTCTGGCATAAGAGAAGGAAACCTAGATTGATATCTTTCTCCAAGATCGATCATCTCATTTTCACCTTCTTCTGCTAATTTCGCGATATCATCcttagaaaatgtaattttccaaTCTCTCAATAGAGCTGCATCTTCGACTGTAAAACttgtttcatttctttcataattatctaaaataattttttgtaattctGGCAGTTCTTCAATCATGGATAATACATATTTTGCACTAGGAAATCTTGTGCCATGTCTTAAAATTAACCATATCTTCTTTGGAATACAATCTAAAAACAATATTAGCAGAAATCAATTTGTTATATTAAATCATTATGAATAAGAATTAAATAGTTAGATTATATACCTGTATATTCAAGAGGAGAATCATCATAATTAGCTATAAATCTATATGGTGTGTTTGTTCCTAGTTTACACCTATAATCTTTGCTATGCAAAAAGCAATTATGAGCACAAAAAACTATAACACTTATATttagaattaaaaatacttctatACTCAAGATTTGCTGCATCTTATTGATACTTATGTATCTACAATACATAAAGTTTGTATCTgatctaaaatattaaaaacaatcAATAAATTACAGAACAAGTTATCTCGCGGTCGTGAAATTTGTTGTGCGACATTAACCAAGCAGGAACGTAATACAATCGTTAACTTCAGCATTAAAATGTTTGTCTActatattataaagaaataactAATTCAATTATAAGTAATGGAAAAAAAATGCAATGAAAATCGtttttaaaaactttaaaaaaatcaaaaCGTACCAACAAGAATATTCCAGGATTAAATGATCCAATAGTGAATCGTGCCGTATCTTTAAAAAGAATCAGCGCGTGTCATTCAATATATGAAGTTCTCAAATTGTTTGACTTGTGATTTATCGTTTTATTGTCCATTTTATTGTCCAAATAACATgacgtaatttttattcaaaagaattgaaaataagacgaagatacaattaaaaattattctgtttTCATTGTTGCCAAAGTATTGTATGTACAATCAAGTTATATTTTACTTAACCTCGCACGTTTGAATATTCgacaatataaaatttattaaaagatgaatgtatattaattttccattttttttctttgtaacaATATTTCTCAGTAATTCTTGCATTTAGAAAGAAAGTATTTTCTTTAGAAACTCTCTCTTTCGATACGTAgatgaaagtatttttaaaaggtAGGTATATTTatgataaattattgttaatctatagaaatgaaaaaagatattgcaactatttataaaatataacccaTATAACAATTAACTTTTGTCACAATTCAGatgggaaagaaaagaaatattcaacCACCGCCTGCACCACTTCCTGGAcgtgtaaaagtagaaataaaagATGAATTgggtaatgaaaaatattttatttacatttactaaTTTTAGCAGTAACTATTAATTCATTATTGTATTatagtttaattataataatttattgtattacattcattttaaaaatagttatatTCTTTGTTATTGATAATATAGATATTACAAACTTGAAATAAATTCTGCAATAGGAGACAGTGATGTACTTGTTGCAAGGGATCGCTTAAAAGGAGCTCTTAGAGAACTACTGCAACATAGTGATTCAGGATCATCGGCAGATTCAAGTGAAGAAAATTCATCACAAGATTATAAACATCAAATGAAGAAAATGTAATATCACTTAAACATGTAcaactatttttcttttacattatCTAATGAATCTGTTATTTTTAGTGATAATATGTACAGAACAAAATCAATAGGTTTTCAACAGCCACGAAAAGTACGACGTCGCAGACAAGTGCTATTAGATACAGCATTTCACCATACTTATGTAATGAAATTATTTGATCGGAGTGTTGATTTAGCACAATTTCAAGAAGATACACCACTTTATCCTATATGCAGAGCTTGGATGGCTAATCAACCAAGGAATCCCAATCTTGTTCCAAAGTAAGTAATGTAAAACAATTATAAAAGTTGTAAATATCTAAATGTTATTCAttcattttgatgtttgctcataCATAATAATCTTAACTATCTCATTAATGCTATTATATTTTCACGTGTATTTATGCTAACATTAACATAATTTTAAtgaatattatttgtaaaatactgTGCAGGATCTCtaattatacatatgtatattaaaattaaagattaGTTCTGCGCAGAAACAACACAATTTTTGCTTTGTATTTGCTTTCAGAGTACGCAGTCCAAGTCCAGAAATAGTAAATGAAATTAATGTAAGTAACAATATATTGGACACAAACGGAGAAGTTCGTGATGTTTATTATTTGCCACCTCCATTACCTTGTGAAGAGGCTATACCTAGAAATCGTATACCTTCACCAATATCTAGAGAAAAGGAAGAATTAAATTTAGATTATGTAAGATATCTATTCGCATGAATTTGCATATTTTATCCTCATAATCCGAGAGTACGATTGTTaactatattataataaatatatatgtatatatgcataaTATATTCTAGGACGGACAATGTCTGAAGTCACGAGAAACATTGTTAAGAGAACATAGAACACATTGGAATACTGTACGTAAAAAATGGTATCAACAAGCGCATAAGAATGAACAGCGTTTCATACAAAGTGCAAACATATTAAATACTATATTTAAGAGGTTTGTAGCAAAGATGTTGATGGGAGTATATCTAATTTTCCATTGGAattctgtaaaaatatttctcagaGTAAATTTCATGTTGCAGAACACACTTTATTATAAAAACattattatttctgttttaGGGCACAATCAGAATTCGAGTAGCCCATCTGTGACAGTATTGGTACTGTCgaccattattaacaaaatcTGATCTTGATCAGCATATAACATTTTTGTCATACTTTTCTacgtacattttattttatagacTTAATTATACCTGTTGTATATTACTTGTAGAAATACACCTTTTTATTACAGTATAATTAATGTATcgcaattatattttattacaaatgaTTAGTTTATGTAGTAAAGGAATCGCGTGTCAAGCAATAATTTATCTTctcgatataaatttttacgGAAAAAGTGATATGTAGTAAAATTATGTTTGATTCTCAATACAAATTGCTGTATGCTAACAACAGGTTAATTAATGGTTTCTTATTGCGCACAcataatttatttgaataattgaataatttcaacgaaattattCATCTAGAATGAATAAACTATAAAGAATAAATAACAAACTTTCATTACATTACTACTACCCTTAATAAATTGAAACGCtacttacaattattttatcacGGGTATAAAAAGGAACTTGGAATAGTTTTAATTGCCCAAACATTAAAGAGAGACAGTTTTTAGCATATTGTTACacaaaatgttaattaaaacattaatttattaaatgtaaCTAGATTTTGAGGCTAGAAATTTCGGAGAAGAAAATCTAATGCTAGGAGAGAGGAAAAAACGAATAATTGTTGAAGGCTTGAGAATTACaagctttttattttaaatattgacaGTCGTAACTTACAGTACGTACTTTCAACAAGAAGACTTTATTCGTATTTGACTGGTATTGttcgactttgaatatttgagacTCAAAGGAAAATGTTCTGACTTTACACCAGAGCTAATTGTAATTTTCAAGACTTCTAAGCATTACGTACCATAATCTTCATACTACTATTTCCTCCATATAAAATGTAGCTAAGAAATAAATAACATAAGTTAAATTATTTACTTTCATAGTTAATGCTATATGATTTTCACCATTTGACCTTTATGTGTAACTATATACCATAATAACAAATGTCTGTTGTAAGCAACAGTTTTACTTTATGAATCGTAGGAAATGATTTCTTGTTTGACAGTCTCAATATTGCGCGGCCGGAAGATTTCTCGTGATCATGGAAGTATAGCTTGATCGAGTTTCATTCATGACTATTGCACATTTTAAAGTTCACTTGTCTGTCAGAGACAGCTCCAACACTTGCCGAAACGTTTCTTCTTCCAACAATCGACGCTGCTCCTCTTCTAATTGTTGTTGCTCTGACAGTTTTAATGCTAGTCTTAATTGTTCTGCCGTATCTTCAAGAGCATCAGGATCTTCTACATCGCTTGCCATATTTGTGTTACTCCGACCGCTCGCACATGCCACAGTACTCTCCTGATAGCGTGCCAGGCTTGCCTGAATCGCTCTGcattaaacaaaaaataaaaaatttatttttattcgcttaAATGTTGTGCACTCAAAATATTGCCTAGCACGATTATACTACGTACGCCAATGCGTACAAAAAATCTAGGCTGCTAAAATATGTGGAAAATGGGATTTCTAaacaaattaaaattctattttttttctaacaCATCATTTGGCTTCCCGTATTTAACGCAAGAATTGTTATGTATTTATCATTACACGAAAGATCTAAATATTTCTCAATAACTAACAAAATACATTTTGGGATTCTCTTTGAATTATTATCGTGAAATCAACATTTGTAACAGGTATCCTTCACCCACCTTCCTGAATATGAATTGTTGAGCAAGAACACatgcaaaagaaattgtttagaacttTTAAAATAAAAGCAAAGTATCCGAAACGGCATTTCTATAAGTATGGTATTTTCATACCTTTGAAGTTGCCTTTCCTCTTCAGTCGTCATGTTAAGCGTCGTTGGACGTGATGGTTTTTGAGCCCTTAATGCTTCCCATATGT is a genomic window containing:
- the LOC143154957 gene encoding multiple inositol polyphosphate phosphatase 1; the protein is MYCRYISINKMQQILSIEVFLILNISVIVFCAHNCFLHSKDYRCKLGTNTPYRFIANYDDSPLEYTDCIPKKIWLILRHGTRFPSAKYVLSMIEELPELQKIILDNYERNETSFTVEDAALLRDWKITFSKDDIAKLAEEGENEMIDLGERYQSRFPSLMPEVYDNRTYRFKYTATQRTKESARNFATGLFGRYNSYNVWYPEAHDKDPVLRFYKLCQRWLLEVHNGLSTRIEKDKFLKSEIYTKMLQDVSKRIGHQVDHGTVWLMYMMCRFETAWQISAESPWCKMFSLHDFKILEFVEDLRKYWIDGYGYKLSYEQACSALRDMFDFLTLVDGPSVSAYFTHSGTILKLLASLGVAKDDQHLMHDLFSLYADHRAWRTGVIDTFASNIAFVLYNCSSGGPSILFMHQERPLYLPGCPLYIPCPLSIMKALYPDHEEECQFEEMCAIEEST
- the Mip40 gene encoding myb-interacting protein 40; this encodes MGKKRNIQPPPAPLPGRVKVEIKDELGDSDVLVARDRLKGALRELLQHSDSGSSADSSEENSSQDYKHQMKKIDNMYRTKSIGFQQPRKVRRRRQVLLDTAFHHTYVMKLFDRSVDLAQFQEDTPLYPICRAWMANQPRNPNLVPKVRSPSPEIVNEINVSNNILDTNGEVRDVYYLPPPLPCEEAIPRNRIPSPISREKEELNLDYDGQCLKSRETLLREHRTHWNTVRKKWYQQAHKNEQRFIQSANILNTIFKRAQSEFE